The Bactrocera dorsalis isolate Fly_Bdor chromosome 2, ASM2337382v1, whole genome shotgun sequence region atccggtgaataaggtggatggtcaagcagttcgaaccgcaattcgtggattttcgccatggcgactgttgaggtgtgagatggtgcgttgtcttggtgaaacaagactttctttttttgcaaatgtggccgatttttcgaaatttcttcctttaccttgtccaataatgatgcgtagtatgctcctgttatagtttttcctttttcaagatagtcgataaaaataattccatggctgtcccaaaaaacactcgccatcactttcccagccgaatacacagctttaggtttttatggagctggttcccccttttcaatccactgtttagattagttttttgtttcgggcgtataatgatgaatccaagtttcgtctacagttattaatcggcgccaaaactcggtcttattgcctctaaactgagccaacagagcgctggaaatgttcatgcgcgcacgtttgtggtctagcgtaagcaaacgcggcacccaacgcgcggacagctttctcatgccaaaatcttggtttaatatgtgacaaaaagtttcttttgacatcttcataatctcagctatttccctaactttaatccggcggtcgtctagtaccaattgatgaactttagcgttgttatcgttagtggttacagtttttggacgcccaggacgttcatcatcttccaagctcctgcgatcacgtttaaattcagctgcccaaaattttacggtggtaaacgatggtgcagagtcaccatacacagagtccaactcatctttgatttgtgaaggcgtattgcctttcaaaaataaaaatttaattacagctcgatattcaattttttccattttggggaaatcaccgaaatagactcacaaaaacgactgtcaacatataattgcgcaagataaatttctgaaattttggcgagtagctattataatatgcagaatttgaagtagaaactgttttttcagatgtgccgctagcttcacgttgaggtcggttatttatcggacagccctcgtatctCGCAATGTGTCTGGAACTTCTTCCAATCAGCGTAATCAGTTTTGAAtaccttatttattttgtggtttttagttgttgAACCTAGGTGCAATTTTAGTACAATGGGGAAGTGATCGCTTCCATGCAGGTGATCGAGTATACTCCATTCGCACTCTGTGACAAGTGTGTCGGTGCACATTGTAAGATCTACATGGGAAAAAGTGgagtgagtggaaaagtgcGTCGCGGATCCGTTATTCAAACATATTAAGTTAGAGGAAAGTAAAGCATCTTCAATGCATTTGCCCCTCTTGTTGGCTATTGGAGATCCCCATAGTGGACTCcatgcattaaaatcaccagcgAAAATTAAAGGAGTAGAAGCTTGGTTGATTAATTGCAGGATGTCTGTACTGGTAAATTGTTCGTCTGGTGCAATATATGTAGGTGCAGataatggtgatttttttaactaagataATTTCGATCGACATAGCCAGCAAATTGGATTGAATGGCATTAATTTTGTGTGGAATATCTCTTCTAATGAGAATCGCAATGCCTCTTTTACTTGTGCTAATATGTGGAAGATTGTGAAACATGCCAATGTACTGCTTAGGAGTAAAAGCCGACAAGTTGAAAGAGATGTGAGTTTCATTTAAGAGTATAATAGCTGGGGTATGATCATGTATTAATAATTGAAGCTCATTGTAATTGTTAGTGTAGCCGTTTAAATTCCATTGGAATCATAAGATCTATgtaggaagaaaagaaaaagggaaacaGAAGAGAGCTAGAAATTCAACTCGTATGAGCAGTCAGTTGAAGCTGAGTGTCACCAATTGAGTACTAGttcaaaagagagtaaaagctaagcgtatttattcagagtcaatttctatttgttccgTATGTTCAGTAGAGTATTGATTATCGTTGGAAATGTTTGTTGTTGGAAAGAGATTTTCGTGATTAGGTGGATTAGATTGCACAGTAGTGTTGGTAGTAGTATTTTTGAGGTCAGTATATTTATTAAGCGAGTTTAAGGAGTTGTTTAAGTTAGAAATGAAAGAGGCTGTTGTTGGACTGAAAAGTTTGGGATTTAAGAAAGAGTCTTGTTGGGTACAGTTGTCGCTGATATTTTTAGCTGAATGTGAGACGTTGTTGTAGTCAGAACTGATCGATGTAGGCTTGTTGATGGAAATATGCTTATTGTTGGCGTTTGATGAGTGGTTTTTGTtagttaaagattttaatgATGAGTTGGGTGCAGAGGTGATCtctgcgttttgttttgatgtagTAGGCAAGTCATTGTCGGCGGTTATAtgagtatttttagattttgtggaattgttgatggctgaaatttttgttggtgtggtgGTTTCAGAGGATACCTCTTTTGCAGGTTGAAGCACATGTGCAAAGCTAGCAGTGAGGGAAGGGAGGGAAGTATTTTCTCTATACTTTTTGAGGGCTTCGTGCATACTGCACTTTTCTagtgtctttatttttaaaatttctttggtttGCATATACTTTGGACACGTATAGTCAGAAGAGCGATGCTCGCCAGAACAATTCGCACACATAACTCGGATGCAGTCATTATCGTGTGGTGagggaaaattgcaaatttcgcaTGTTGGGGAGCCTTTACAATGTTTTTGCGTATGACCCAATTTCTGACATGACCTGCAGCGCATTGGATTAGGCACGTACGGTCGCACAGAGGTCATCCTCCATgcgatgtttattttgtttggaaggGAATAACTGTTGAATGATATTAGCATAACACCAGTAGGCTTTATAACACCTTCAACTTTGCGAGTGAACTTATAAACCGCGGAAACTTCGTAAGAACTCAGTCCTTCTATTATTTCGTTTTCAGGCACATCGTTTAAGAACGGTGCATAAATGGTGCCTTTGTTACAATTAAGATGTTGATGATAGCTAGCGCTAACAGCGCCAATGTTGAAAagacatttcgtttttataaacttttctgcTACTTGCTTATTTTTCACTAGCAGTAATAGGCTGCCGTCGCGTAATtcactaattttgtttatatctttGCTCACGGTGAGTAAGGCATTGTAAACACGAAAACAAGAAACCTTCGAAAGCGGTGTAGTATTCTCATCGGATTTAATCACTATATACTTTGGGTCATCACTTTTTATTGGCGGTAAGTCAGGAAAAGCATCTTGCAGTTTTTGATacgattttttacgttttggttGGGGACCTTGGGCCAGCGCAGCAAACCTGTTGTCCCCGAACTGGAAGCCCACCGGGGGCatagtggaaaaattataatacacttATATAAGTATTGGATTATATTTCTCACTAGAAATAAGTGTTAATCGCGTTACTTAAGTAAGCAGACCGGtgtgcaaaaacaaagaaaacaccAAAAGAGAGCTATACGAATAGCTGTAAACACAGAGAAAGACGCTAACTCAACTGCTCAGTACGAGGTTTAGTCGGTGACtgatgaacaaaataatgtttctGGTTTGCTTCTTCATTTGGTCATTGACAAAACTAAGCCAATGGTAGAAAATTACACTTGTCATCCAAGCCTTTTTATTGTGAACCCATTGCACAATCAAATTTTGAGTGTCGATTTTATTTCGGTGAAAAGCTCTCGGCTTCGCAGCGTTACCTATAACCAACGGCATTAACTTTTCTCCTCTACTGCTGCAGCAAAACAATACGCTATGTCTTTCTTTTGCCAGTTTATCTCCTTTACATACTGCGCCTTTTGCAACGAGACTTCGAGCAGGTAATTAACGATAAAACAATCCAGTTTCATCCGCATTAAACTGATTCTCAGgtaaataatgttttaaaagtgttggtagtttttctttaaaatctgAGGCAGCTTTAAGATCTACATTCGCTCCTTcaccacttcttcttcttcttctttactggcgtagacaccgcttacgcgattatagccgagataacaacagcgcgccagtcgcttTTTCTTCTCGCTGCGTGGctccaattggatattccaagcgaagccaagtccttctctacttggtccttccaacggagtggaggtcttcctcttcctctgcttccccggcgggtaatGCATCGAACGCTTTCAGAGCTggggtgttttcatccatccggacaacgtgacctagccagcgaagccgctgtcttttaatacGCTAAACTATGTTAATATCGTCGTatgtctcgtacagctcatcgttccatcgaatgcgatattcgccgtggccaatgcgcaaaggaccataaatctttcgcagaacctttctctcgaaaactcgtaacgtcgacacatcggctgttgtcatcgtccaagcctctgcaccatatagcaggacgggaattatgagcgacttatagagtttggtttttgtttgtcgagagaggactttactttttaattgcctactcagtccgaagtagcacctgttggtaagagttatcctgcgttggatttccaggctgacattactGGTTCCTAaagagacgaaattatctacaacttcaaagtcatgactgtcagcagtgacgCGAGagacaagtcgcgagtgcgacgactgtttgtttgatgacaggagatatttcgtcttgccctcgttcactgctagacccatttgctttgcttccttgtccagcctggagaaagcagaactaacggcgcgggtgttgaagcagatgatatcaatatcatcggcatacgccagaagttgtacactcttatacaagattgtacctgctcgattaagttctacagctcgaataattttctccagcaacagagtgaagaagtcgcacgatagggagtcgccttgtctgaaacctcgtttggtatcgattTTCGATTCTGACGGaccttttggtattgctcaacgtcagtttacagagccgtattagttttgcggggataccaaattcagacatcgcggcataaaggcagctccttttcgtgctgtcaaaagctgctttgaaatcgacgaagaggtggtgtgtgtcgactctgttttcacgggtcttttccaagatttggcgcatggtgaatatctggtcggttgttgattttccaggtccgaagccacactgataaggtccaatcagtttgttaacggtgggctttaatctttcacacaatacgctcgatagaacctcaTACGCAAtgctgaggaggcttatcccacggtagttggcgcagattgtttTCTATGCCCTTTTTAtagattgggcatagcacacttaaattccaatcgttgggcatgctttcgccgccgtgtttgaatagctcggccggcagtccatcggcccccgccgctttgttgttcttcaggcgggtaattgctattcgaacttcttca contains the following coding sequences:
- the LOC125776627 gene encoding uncharacterized protein LOC125776627, whose product is MPPVGFQFGDNRFAALAQGPQPKRKKSYQKLQDAFPDLPPIKSDDPKYIVIKSDENTTPLSKVSCFRVYNALLTVSKDINKISELRDGSLLLLVKNKQVAEKFIKTKCLFNIGAVSASYHQHLNCNKGTIYAPFLNDVPENEIIEGLSSYEVSAVYKFTRKVEGVIKPTGVMLISFNSYSLPNKINIAWRMTSVRPYVPNPMRCRSCQKLGHTQKHCKGSPTCEICNFPSPHDNDCIRVMCANCSGEHRSSDYTCPKYMQTKEILKIKTLEKCSMHEALKKYRENTSLPSLTASFAHVLQPAKEVSSETTTPTKISAINNSTKSKNTHITADNDLPTTSKQNAEITSAPNSSLKSLTNKNHSSNANNKHISINKPTSISSDYNNVSHSAKNISDNCTQQDSFLNPKLFSPTTASFISNLNNSLNSLNKYTDLKNTTTNTTVQSNPPNHENLFPTTNISNDNQYSTEHTEQIEIDSE